One segment of Panicum virgatum strain AP13 chromosome 1K, P.virgatum_v5, whole genome shotgun sequence DNA contains the following:
- the LOC120678220 gene encoding cyclase-like protein 1 produces the protein MSAPPPLMAMLLAVAVMLAPRAPVARGSGAHPAYPDAGGTCGPAAAGAEARLEEHGGGRIIDITHAYRPELPAPGRDGGLGPVTRLAESMANGSVSNVSELRMLVHSGTHVDAPGHMVQAHFEAGLDVDKLDLDVLNGPALLIDVPRDTNITAEAMESLNIPKGVRRVLFRTLNTDRKLMWTKEIDTSFVGFTEDGAQWLLDNTDIKLVGVDYLSFAAFDHLISAHLVFLNNPDIIPIEGLKLDHVKAGIYTLHCLPLRLIGCDGSPIRCILIK, from the exons AtgtctgctcctcctcctctgatGGCGATGCTCCTAGCGGTCGCCGTGATGCTGGCGCCCCGTGCTCCCGTCGCCCGTGGCAGCGGCGCCCACCCGGCCTACCCGGACGCCGGCGGCACCTGCGGGCCGGCCGCTGCCGGCGCGGAGGCGCGGCtggaggagcacggcggcgggcggatcaTCGACATCACGCACGCGTACCGACCGGAGCTGCCGGCGCCCGGGCGGGACGGCGGGCTGGGTCCGGTGACCCGGCTCGCGGAGTCCATGGCCAACGGGTCCGTCAGCAACGTGTCGGAGCTGCGCATGCTGGTGCACTCCGGGACCCATGTCGACGCGCCGGGCCATATGGTGCAGGCGCACTTCGAGGCCGGCTTGGACGTCGACAAGCTCGACCTCGACGTCCTCAATG GGCCTGCATTGCTCATTGATGTTCCAAGAGACACAAACATAACAG CCGAAGCAATGGAATCCCTAAATATCCCTAAAGGAGTTCGTCGGGTTCTATTCAGGACACTGAACACAGACAG GAAGCTGATGTGGACAAAGGAAATCGACACGAGTTTTGTTGGGTTTACAGAGGATGGTGCGCAGTGGTTACTTGATAACACTGACATCAAGCTAGTTG GGGTTGACTATCTATCATTTGCAGCATTTGATCACTTGATTTCAGCCCATTTGGTCTTTTTAAATAACCCG GACATAATCCCAATAGAAGGTCTGAAACTAGATCATGTAAAGGCTGGAATATACACGTTGCACTGCTTACCTCTCAGACTGATCGGATGTGATGGCTCACCAATCAGGTGCATCCTTATCAAGTGA
- the LOC120678127 gene encoding probable glycosyltransferase At5g03795: MAGRVPGAAASSPLPRALLLLAALALFTLSFLSLRSLRPAAGPSLPTAGVTSSLGAADKPRPILPLQHSSSAYHSPEAFAAGYAEMERSFKVYIYPDGDPKTFYQTPRKLTGKYASEGYFFQNIRESRFRTDDPDKAHLFFVPISPHKMRGKGTSYENMTVIVKDYVEGLINKYPYWNRTLGADHFFVTCHDVGVRAFEGLPFMVKNSIRVVCSPSYNVDFIPHKDIALPQVLQPFALPEGGNDIENRTILGFWAGHRNSKIRVILARVWENDTELAISNNRISRAIGELVYQKQFYLTKFCICPGGSQVNSARISDSIHYGCVPVILSDYYDLPFNDALDWRKFAVILRERDVYQLKSILKSISQEEFASLHKSLVQVQKHFVWHSPPVPYDAFHMVMYELWLRHNVIKY; this comes from the exons ATGGCCGGCCGCgtcccgggcgccgccgcgtcctcgccCCTCCCCCGCGCGCTCCTCCTGCTCGCGGCGCTCGCGCTCTTCACCCtatccttcctctccctccgctccctccgccccgccgcggggCCCTCGCTCCCCACCGCCGGGGTCACCTCCTCGCTCGGCGCCGCCGACAAGCCCCGCCCCATCCTCCCGCTCCAGCACTCCTCGTCGGCGTACCACTCGCCCGAGGCGTTCGCGGCGGGGTACGCGGAGATGGAGCGGAGCTTCAAGGTGTACATCTACCCGGACGGCGACCCCAAGACGTTCTACCAGACGCCGCGGAAGCTCACGGGCAAGTACGCCAGCGAGGGCTACTTCTTCCAGAACATCCGCGAGAGTCGGTTCCGCACCGACGACCCCGACAAGGCGCACCTCTTCTTCGTGCCCATCTCGCCGCACAAGATGCGCGGCAAG GGAACTTCATATGAGAATATGACAGTGATAGTTAAGGACTATGTAGAAGGATTGATAAACAAGTATCCGTACTGGAACAGAACACTAGGTGCAGACCACTTCTTTGTCACCTGCCATGATGTAGGTGTGAGAGCATTTGAAGGACTTCCATTCATGGTGAAAAACTCTATTAGAGTTGTATGTTCGCCAAGCTATAATGTTGACTTTATACCTCACAAGGATATTGCTCTTCCTCAAGTCCTACAGCCATTTGCTCTGCCTGAAGGAGGAAATGATATTGAGAACAG GACAATTCTTGGATTTTGGGCTGGCCATCGCAATTCCAAAATAAGAGTTATTTTGGCACGAGTCTGGGAGAATGACACAGAGCTTGCTATCAGTAACAATCGGATTAGTAGAGCTATTGGAGAGCTAGTTTATCAGAAGCAGTTTTACCTTACGAAGTTCTGTATCTGTCCTGGTGGCTCTCAAGTTAACAGCGCTCGTATATCTGACTCAATACACTATGGTTGTGTTCCTG TTATTTTGTCAGATTATTATGATTTGCCTTTCAATGATGCCCTTGACTGGAGAAAGTTTGCGGTTATACTTAGGGAGAGAGACGTGTATCAACTAAAGAGTATTCTGAAATCTATATCACAAGAGGAGTTTGCTTCATTGCACAAATCTCTGGTCCAG GTGCAGAAACACTTTGTGTGGCATTCACCTCCTGTCCCATATGATGCATTTCACATGGTTATGTACGAACTATGGCTGCGGCATAATGTGATCAAGTACTGA
- the LOC120678318 gene encoding glycerophosphodiester phosphodiesterase GDPDL7-like, giving the protein MAAKWAQKTVVIPAQRRGCHLITPKILREIEGDLSGFKCGLAHFFLQHTSASLTINENYDSDVQADTETFLNRIVPEGHNAPWKHTMEGRPPQVVARGGFSGLFPDSSQFAYQFALSTSLPDVVLFCDLQFSKDSMGMCKTGLTLDNSTTVSEIFPKMAKTYKVHGEDVHGWFSLDFTADQLIQNVTLIQNIFSRPSTFDGSMGMYTLDDVVELRPQQIWLNVQYNSFFVEHKLSTEDYILGLPKEFSLSYISSTEIDFLKNLGGKLKKSNTKLIFRCLNEDVIESSTKKTYGELLKDLKTVKEFAAGILVPKTYIWPLNKDQYLEPSTSLVKDAHALGLEVYASGFANDIVTSYNYSYDPSAEYLQFIDNQDFSVDGVLTDFPPTASGAIACLAHSKDNPLPPPGSKLLMFTVTPSYHHPLYLFPSTNAEDTRPLIITHNGASGVYAGCTDLAYKQAIRDGADIIDCNVQMSKDGVVFCMHSADLSSQTTAATAFVSKSSTVHEIQNKSGIFSFDLSWSEIQTLKPDLFSPFAQAGLKRNPKAKNAGKFLTLAQFLDMAKASNVSGILLEVEHAPYLAKRGLGVVDAVSSALTKAGYDKETKQQVFIQSDDSAVLSGFTKFKSFKRVLSIEIEISGASKPSLDDIKKVADGVRIHRSSVAQITGYFMTSFTDTVGSLQAANLTVFIGVLKNEFMNLGFDFFADPTVEIVTYSSAVLADGLVTDYPATAASYFRSPCSDMSLNLSYSILPAQPGALVHIAAPGALAPAAGPAPVLEPKDVVDPPLPPVKAMSRAEPSPAGEDANEIIDAVEVVSTTPGASFLAKAAVAIGIAATITVISLIMKQPSSCPSFSLPQIVDASAQSDAAAATIGYTFSAFGKKVLIPEYTPGWVYFCLLMAAGFGLFISEEALNVWAGISLARTLSLDGTWQSLVNSFSANAPYIVSTVLWIYWGVCISDMIPFFLGKLFRKTKASENISSKIGIGKEKVLSVSRAVQKYGNLIGFVERFSIGLRNPTAFLAGTLGIPADCYFAGVCCGCLFTLPIQLAVGFVLRERPVVALASVAAAVGVCTAFPYAAAACTALFLYLRRRRESSS; this is encoded by the exons GGCCACAATGCTCCTTGGAAGCACACTATGGAAG GTCGTCCCCCTCAAGTTGTAGCTCGAGGAGGATTCTCTGGCTTGTTTCCTGACTCGAGCCAGTTTGCCTACCAGTTTGCTTTGTCGACCAGCTTGCCTGACGTTGTTCTCTTCTGCGATCTGCAATTCTCAAAGGACAGCATGGGCATGTGCAAAACAGGGTTGACCCTTGACAACTCGACGACAGTCTCGGAGATCTTCCCCAAGATGGCAAAGACATATAAGGTGCACGGAGAAGATGTCCATGGCTGGTTCTCTCTTGATTTCACCGCAGACCAGCTGATTCAGAACGTCACGT TGATCCAGAACATCTTTTCTCGACCAAGCACATTTGATGGCTCCATGGGAATGTACACGCTTGATGATGTTGTTGAACTCCGCCCCCAACAAATATGGCTTAATGTACAG TACAATTCATTCTTTGTGGAGCACAAATTAAGTACCGAAGATTACATATTAGGATTACCAAAAGAGTTTAGCCTCTCTTACATCTCCTCGACAGAGATTGATTTCCTAAAAAACCTGGGTGGGAAACTCAAGAAGAGCAATACAAAGCTCATCTTCCGGTGCCTCAACGAAGATGTCATTGAGTCCTCAACCAAGAAGACGTATGGGGAGCTCCTGAAAGACCTGAAAACCGTTAAGGAATTTGCAGCTGGGATTCTTGTCCCCAAGACTTACATCTGGCCACTGAACAAGGATCAGTACCTGGAACCATCCACAAGTTTGGTCAAAGACGCGCATGCTCTGGGGCTGGAAGTCTACGCGTCTGGATTTGCCAATGATATCGTTACGAGTTACAACTACAGCTATGATCCCAGTGCAGAGTACTTGCAGTTCATAGACAATCAGGACTTCTCTGTCGACGGCGTGCTCACGGACTTCCCGCCCACCGCATCTGGAGCAATTG CTTGCTTGGCTCATTCTAAGGACAACCCTCTACCACCTCCTGGAAGTAAGCTATTGATGTTCACTGTCACGCCGTCTTATCATCATCCTTTGTACTTATTCCCCTCTACCAATGCAGAGGACACCAGGCCGCTGATCATCACCCACAATGGGGCGAGCGGTGTCTATGCCGGGTGCACAGATCTCGCCTACAAGCAAGCGATCAGAGATGGCGCCGACATCATAGATTGCAACGTTCAGATGTCAAAAGACGGAGTGGTCTTCTGCATGCACTCTGCCGATCTCTCTTCCCAGACGACCGCGGCGACGGCTTTCGTGTCCAAAAGCTCCACTGTTCATGAGATTCAGAACAAGTCTGGCATCTTCTCGTTCGATCTGTCATGGAGTGAGATCCAAACCTTGAAGC CCGACCTGTTCTCTCCGTTTGCTCAGGCAGGCCTGAAAAGAAATCCCAAAGCGAAGAATGCCGGCAAGTTCTTGACTTTGGCCCAATTCCTAGACATGGCCAAGGCCAGCAACGTCTCCGGTATACTGCTGGAAGTAGAG CATGCCCCGTACCTCGCCAAGAGAGGGCTCGGCGTGGTGGACGCGGTGTCCAGCGCGCTGACCAAGGCCGGCTACGACAAGGAGACCAAGCAGCAGGTGTTCATCCAGTCCGACGACTCGGCGGTGCTCTCAGGGTTCACCAAGTTCAAATCGTTCAAGCGGGTGCTCAGCATCGAGATCGAGATCAGCGGCGCCTCCAAGCCGTCGCTGGATGACATCAAGAAGGTCGCCGACGGGGTGAGGATCCACCGGAGCTCCGTGGCGCAGATCACCGGGTACTTCATGACGTCCTTCACCGACACCGTCGGCAGCCTGCAGGCCGCCAACCTCACCGTGTTCATCGGCGTGCTCAAGAACGAGTTCATGAACCTTGGCTTCGACTTCTTCGCTGACCCGACGGTCGAGATCGTCACCTACTCCTCGGCAGTGCTGGCTGATGGGCTCGTCACCGACTACCCTGCCACTGCAGCTTCATACTTCA GGAGTCCATGCAGTGACATGAGCCTGAACCTGAGCTACTCGATCCTCCCAGCACAACCTGGCGCCCTGGTCCACATCGCCGCCCCTGGGGCGCTGGCACCGGCGGCAGGGCCGGCGCCGGTGCTCGAGCCCAAGGACGTCGTGGACCCTCCGCTGCCGCCTGTCAAAGCT A TGTCCAGGGCAGAACCTTCTCCAGCTGGGGAAGATGCAAATGAGATTATTGATGCAGTGGAAGTAGTATCTACCACCCCAGGCGCTTCGTTCCTTGCTAAAGCGGCAGTTGCTATCGGTATTGCGGCCACCATTACTGTGATTTCACTCATCATGAAGCAGCCTTCATCATGCCCATCTTTCAGTCTGCCACAAATAGTTGATGCTTCCGCGCAGTCTGATGCAGCAGCAGCGACCATTGGATATACATTTTCTGCATTTGGGAAGAAAGTCTTAATTCCGGAGTACACACCAGG GTGGGTTTACTTTTGTTTGCTTATGGCTGCTGGATTTGGACTGTTTATCAGTGAAGAAGCTTTAAATGTTTGG GCTGGAATTTCTTTAGCACGTACACTTTCATTGGATGGAACCTGGCAATCTCTTGTTAATTCGTTCTCGGCGAATGCACCTTATATAGTTTCTACAGTGCTATGGATTTACTG GGGCGTTTGTATCAGCGATATGATCCCATTCTTTCTGGGGAAGCTTTTTAGGAAAACTAAAGCATCTGAAAACATAAGCAGCAAG ATTGGAATTGGCAAGGAGAAAGTACTGAGCGTATCACGAGCAGTACAAAAGTATGGGAACCTAATTGGCTTCG TTGAGAGATTTTCAATCGGTCTACGGAACCCCACAGCATTTCTAGCTGGCACATTG GGTATCCCAGCAGACTGCTACTTCGCAGGAGTTTGTTGCGGTTGCCTGTTTACTCTTCCTATTCAG CTAGCAGTTGGGTTCGTCCTCCGAGAGCGGCCTGTCGTCGCACTAGCAAGCGTCGCAGCCGCCGTG GGCGTCTGCACGGCGTTCCcttacgccgccgccgcgtgcacgGCGCTGTTCCTctacctccgccgccggcgcgagtCCAGCAGCTGA